From Epinephelus lanceolatus isolate andai-2023 chromosome 5, ASM4190304v1, whole genome shotgun sequence, the proteins below share one genomic window:
- the prpf18 gene encoding pre-mRNA-splicing factor 18 isoform X2, translating into MDILKAEIARKRKLVEDKQLVDDSKKFFKRSELAHKEQEDYFRRCGYKIDKKEEDEPTTSANPVLELELTEEKLPMTLSRQEVIRRLRERGEPIRLFGESDYDAFQRLRKIEILTPEVNKGLRNDLKAAMDKIDQQYLNEIVGGTESGELDTQHDLKVHEENTTIEELEALGKTLGTGDDDGDQEVIHKFLRFLLGVWAKDLNSREDHVKRSVQGKLASATHSQTESYLKPLFRKLRKKSLPADIKESITDIIKFMLEREYVKANDAYLQMAIGNAPWPIGVTMVGIHARTGREKIFSKHVAHVLNDETQRKYIQGLKRLMTICQKHFSTVPSKCVEYNAL; encoded by the exons ATGGACATACTAAAGGCTGAGATCGCCAGGAAGAGAAAACTCGTCGAAGACAAACAGCTTGTTGAC GACTCCAAAAAATTCTTCAAACGGTCTGAGCTTGCACACAAGGAGCAAGAGGATTACTTCAGAAGATGTGGATATAAG ATTGATAAGAAAGAAGAAGATGAGCCAACCACCTCAGCTAATCCAGTGTTAGAACTGGAACTAACAGAAGAGAAGCTGCCGATGACACTGTCCCGACAGGAA GTAATTCGACGGCTTAGAGAACGAGGGGAACCAATCCGACTGTTTGGAGAGTCTGATTACGATGCCTTCCAGAGACTCAGGAAGATTGAGATTCTGACTCCAGAAGTGAACAAG GGCTTGAGGAATGACCTGAAAGCAGCCATGGACAAGATTGACCAGCAGTACCTGAATGAGATTGTTGGAGGAACAGAGTCAGGAGAACTGGACACACAGCACGATCTGAAAGTGCATGAAGAAAACACAACTATAGAGGAATTGGAG GCTCTTGGTAAAACCCTGGGTACAGGAGATGATGATGGAGACCAGGAAGTCATCCACAAGTTTTTGAGG TTTCTTCTTGGTGTTTGGGCCAAAGATCTGAACAGCAGAGAGGACCACGTGAAGCGAAGTGTTCAGGGCAAGCTGGCCAGTGCAACTCACTCACAGACTGAGTCTTACCTCAAACCTCTCTTCAGGAAGCTCAGGAAGAAG AGTTTACCAGCAGACATCAAAGAGTCAATCACAGACATTATTAAATTCATGTTAGAGAGAGAATATGTCAAG GCGAATGATGCCTACCTGCAGATGGCCATTGGTAACGCTCCCTGGCCTATCGGTGTGACCATGGTGGGTATCCATGCTCGTACCGGGCGAGAAAAGATCTTCTCCAAGCACGTGGCCCACGTTCTCAACGACGAGACACAGAGGAAATATATCCAG GGACTGAAGAGGCT
- the prpf18 gene encoding pre-mRNA-splicing factor 18 isoform X1: MDILKAEIARKRKLVEDKQLVDDSKKFFKRSELAHKEQEDYFRRCGYKVQRETPESQIDKKEEDEPTTSANPVLELELTEEKLPMTLSRQEVIRRLRERGEPIRLFGESDYDAFQRLRKIEILTPEVNKGLRNDLKAAMDKIDQQYLNEIVGGTESGELDTQHDLKVHEENTTIEELEALGKTLGTGDDDGDQEVIHKFLRFLLGVWAKDLNSREDHVKRSVQGKLASATHSQTESYLKPLFRKLRKKSLPADIKESITDIIKFMLEREYVKANDAYLQMAIGNAPWPIGVTMVGIHARTGREKIFSKHVAHVLNDETQRKYIQGLKRLMTICQKHFSTVPSKCVEYNAL, translated from the exons ATGGACATACTAAAGGCTGAGATCGCCAGGAAGAGAAAACTCGTCGAAGACAAACAGCTTGTTGAC GACTCCAAAAAATTCTTCAAACGGTCTGAGCTTGCACACAAGGAGCAAGAGGATTACTTCAGAAGATGTGGATATAAG GTTCAGAGAGAGACTCCTGAGAGCCAG ATTGATAAGAAAGAAGAAGATGAGCCAACCACCTCAGCTAATCCAGTGTTAGAACTGGAACTAACAGAAGAGAAGCTGCCGATGACACTGTCCCGACAGGAA GTAATTCGACGGCTTAGAGAACGAGGGGAACCAATCCGACTGTTTGGAGAGTCTGATTACGATGCCTTCCAGAGACTCAGGAAGATTGAGATTCTGACTCCAGAAGTGAACAAG GGCTTGAGGAATGACCTGAAAGCAGCCATGGACAAGATTGACCAGCAGTACCTGAATGAGATTGTTGGAGGAACAGAGTCAGGAGAACTGGACACACAGCACGATCTGAAAGTGCATGAAGAAAACACAACTATAGAGGAATTGGAG GCTCTTGGTAAAACCCTGGGTACAGGAGATGATGATGGAGACCAGGAAGTCATCCACAAGTTTTTGAGG TTTCTTCTTGGTGTTTGGGCCAAAGATCTGAACAGCAGAGAGGACCACGTGAAGCGAAGTGTTCAGGGCAAGCTGGCCAGTGCAACTCACTCACAGACTGAGTCTTACCTCAAACCTCTCTTCAGGAAGCTCAGGAAGAAG AGTTTACCAGCAGACATCAAAGAGTCAATCACAGACATTATTAAATTCATGTTAGAGAGAGAATATGTCAAG GCGAATGATGCCTACCTGCAGATGGCCATTGGTAACGCTCCCTGGCCTATCGGTGTGACCATGGTGGGTATCCATGCTCGTACCGGGCGAGAAAAGATCTTCTCCAAGCACGTGGCCCACGTTCTCAACGACGAGACACAGAGGAAATATATCCAG GGACTGAAGAGGCT